The Nocardia terpenica nucleotide sequence CAATGCCTCCCGCATCCCCGGACCCGACGGGTTGAGATATCCGGAATAGGAAGCGGCGTAACGGAATTGATCCGGGTGATAGGCCGCCAGCGTGAGCGCCGCGCCGCCGCCCATGGACAATCCGAACACGCCGTTGCCGACCGGATCGAAACCGAGCCGATCGTGCAGCGCGTCCCGCAGATCCCGGGTCAGGAAGGTCTCCCAGGCGTAGGCCCGGGTCTGGCCGTTGGTATTGCTGGGCGCGGCCCAATCGGAATAGAAGCTGGACTGCCCGCCCACCGGCATCACCACATTGATGTTCCACAGCGGCAGCACCCGGGAGATGTCGGTGTCGATTTCCCAGCCGGACAGGTCGTTTCGCGCCCGCAGGCCGTCGAGCGCGTAGACCACGCGCCGGGTGTTGCCGTCGGCGGCCCGGAAGATTCGGGACTTGATCGGGCCCATGCTGGAATCGACCCAGAAATCCATTCCGGACGGGTCGAATGCCGCCGCTGCCGGGGCGGCGCCGAGCGCGGTCGCGAGCGGAATCGCCAGCGCCAGCGCCATTCCGGCCATCGATCGCCACAGCCCGCGCCGCGCCCGGGTACCGCCGGATCCCCGGCGTTCGGCAACCGCTCCGCACACACTGACAGACCGCATCGACGTCGACCTTTCGCTCGGGTGGGCGGGACCGATCGCACCTCGTGTGCCCTGAATTTTCATATGCCCGCCGGTCGAATTCGCCTGGGCCGAAACACCCTCCGAGATCAAATCGTGACATAAGCTGCGAATTTGCTGTATTCGAGCGGATAAAAACGGCAATCGCCCCGGGGCGAAAGTGCCCCGGGGCGATGGTGATTCGAAAGGGTCAGCCGATATTGGCCGACATGTCGGGAATCATTCGGTATGCCTCGTCCTGCCAGTTGAACCAGTCGTGCACGCCCACGGCCGGGAAGGAGTAGACCACGTTGCGCGCACCCAGGCTGTCCATACGGAGCTGGAAGGCCCGGGTGTTGGCCAGCGCCAACGCCTCCAGCGGCGTGCCGCGCACGATGTGGTCGGCGGCCGCGGCGGGCGGCAGCGCCCAGTCCTCCGGCGAGGGCAGGCCGCTGCCCGCGGCGATCCACATCCGGGTGTTGTTGGCGATCAGCCGCGGCGCGAACACGAACGGATCCATCCGCAGCCACTGCGGGCCCCACGGCGGCGCCATCGAGTCCACGTTGTAGCCGCCCGCGTCGATCATGGCCGCGCGGATGGCCTCCCGCATGCCGGGCGCGGAGTTGTTGAGGTAGCCGGAGAACGACCCCGCGAAGCTGAACATGTCCGGGTGGTAGGCCGCCAGCGTGAGCGCGGCGCTGCCGCCCATGGACAGGCCGAACACGCCCATCCGATCGGTCCGGAAGCCGAGCCGGTCGCGCAGCGCGTCCCGCAGCTGGGAGGTCAGGAAGGTCTCCCAGTCGTAGCGGTAGCTCTTGCCGGGACCGCCGAGGAACGCCTCGGTCGCGCCCGAGCCGGTCGACGACCCCAGGTTGGTCGGCCCGACGCCGAAGAACGAGCTCGGCGTGTTCCAGTCGGCGTAGAAGCTGGACTGCCCGCCGACGGGCATGATCACGTTGATGTTCCAGCTCGCCAGCACCTCGGCGACATTGGTCTCGATCTCCCAGCCGTTGAGATCCTGCCGGGCCCGCAGCCCGTCCAGCGCGTAGACCACGCGGTCGGTGTTGCCGTCGGCGGCCCGCAGGATGCGGGACTTGATCGGGCCCATCACCGGGGAGTCGACCCAGAAGTCGAAGGCGGCGGGGTCGAAGGCGGCGCGCGCCGGGGCGGCCCCGCCACCCCAGACGCCCACGCCGGCGGGCACCGCCACGGCGAGGGCCAGGGCAACCATGGCGCGCCGCCACCACGACCCTGATGAACGCCCGGCCGTCGCGGGTCGGTACGGGCTCAGCTTCCTGCCTGCAAATCGCATCGAGGATCGACCTTTCACTCGAGCGATCGGCCCGCGTACCCCGCGTCGCGCCGCCGATCCCTCACTTCGGACAACACAGACAAACCTCCGGCGCCCGAGACTCGCCGGTGACTGCACATTCTTCGATACCAATCGAGTATCGCGGACGCGGTGTTGCAGTTATGTGATTTATGTCTGATGTCATCCGAATAGTGATCTGTACCATCCAGCAACCGGGACAATCGCGGTTGCTGCGGCAGATTCCCGGCGAGTGGCAAACAGTCAGCTATAGACAGCGGCGAGCCCCGCGGGGCGCTGCCGCCGCGGGGCTCGATGCCTGGGGAACCTGCCCGGATCAGCCGATATTGGCCGACAGGTCGGGCAGCATGCGGTAGACCTCGTCCTCCCAGTACCGCCAGTTGTGCACGCCGACGTTCGGGAAGTCGTAGGTGACATTGCCCGCGCCGAGGGTCATCATGCGCACCTGGAAGGCGCGGGTGTTGGCCAGCGCCAAGGTCTCCAGGCCCATCGCGTTGAGCGTGTTGAAGTTCGGGCCGTCGGTCGGGCCGGGCAGGCCGCTACCGGCGGAGATCCACAGCCGGGTGTTGTTGGCCTTGAGCCGCGGCGCGAACACGAACGGGTCCATGTACAGCCACTTCGGGCCCCACGGCGGCGCCATCGAGTCGATGTTGTAGCCGCCCGCGTCGATCATGGCCACGCGCAGCGCCTCGCGCATGCCGGGCGCGGAGACGTTCAGGTAGCCGGAGTAGGAACCGGCGTAGCTGAACTGGTCCGGGTGATAGGCGGCCAGGGTCAGGGCCGCGCTGCCGCCCATCGACAGGCCGAACACGCCGTTGCGGCTGGGGTTGAAGCCCAGCCGATCGTGCAGCGCGTTGCGCAGGTCGCGGGTGAGGAAGGTTTCCCAGTCGTAGCGGTAGCTCTTGCCCGGACCGCTGGCCAGCACCTGGAACGCGCCCGAGCCCGACGAGGAGCCCGAGGACGAGCCGGAGATGGGCGGCAGGCCGAGGAAGGAGCTGGCCGAGTTCCAGTCGGCGTAGAAGCTGGACTGGCCGCCGACCGGCATCACCACATTGATGTTCGCCTTGGTGAGCGCGTCGGCGATATTGGTCTCGATCTCCCAGCCGCTGATGTCCTGCCGGGCCCGCATGCCGTCGAGCGCGTACACGACGCGGTCGGTGTTGCCGTCGGCGGCGCGGAAGACGCGGGACTTGATCGGGCCCATGACGGGTGAGTCGACCCAGAAGTCCATGCCGCTGGGGTTGAATGCGGCCGCCGCGGTGCCGGACTCGATCACCGAGACGCCGAGCGGTAGCAGCGTCGCCAACGCGACCCCCAGCACCGATCGCCGGAGCCAACCGGCACGTCTCGGACGTTGGTCCTGCGCCCTGCGCACAGTCACGCCTCGCATATTCTGTTCGGCCTTTCCTTTGTGCGGCCGGGCTCGGCCGCTTCTTGCGGATGACAGTCCCCGCGCATGCAGAGATCCGGATGCGCCCCCGACGGACGTGCTCATGGGAGCCTATCGCGTCATCGATAGCGAGACGTTACCAAATCGAGACGAAGTGACCTGCACCGCCCGATTCACAGCTCGCCGTTATCTAATTCGGAGCCGGTGGCCGGGTCGGATCGACCAGATGGCAGCGCTGGATCTCGTACCTGGGCACCCGGTCGATGCGGTACTTCGCGAAGTGGAACGCCTGCAGCAGGTTGTGCCGGAAGCGCGCCCGGGTCAGCGGGGCCCGCGAGGAGGCCAGCAGCGCCTGGGTGTCCGGGCAGCTCAGCGCCGTGCGCGCCTGCTGGACCCACTTCTCGTCGAGGAAGGGGGGCATCCATGGATGCTGGTCGACCATGCCGGTGTCGACGAGCACCCAGTCCGAGTAGAGGTTCTTGTCGTGGCCGATGCGGCCGTCGACGAGGCGGTCGGTATGTGCCGCTAACGGATATGCCAAGCCCTCTTGATCGATGACGCGCACATCGAGCGGCACGTTCATGCTCGTCATGCCGAGGTTCAGGAAGTACACGGTGTGCTCGTACCCGCCCGGCGGGATGGGCAGCGGCGGCGGGGCGAGGTACCAGCTCATGAACGACGGCGAGCTCAGCAGCAGGCCGCCGTCGGGGGTGTGCTCGATGTCGCGGACCATCGCGCGCATGCGCGGGTAGTCGAGGTAGTCCTCGGCCAGGATCGGATGCGAGTGCCCGCTGTTGAGCACGTAGTAGACCCGCTCGTCCACGATGCCGCTGGCGGTGATGGTCGAACCGGCATCCGGCGAATCCTGATCGGCGGCGAACAGCGCCCACCCGACCGTGGCCGCCCAGGCGACGAGCGGGAGGGCCAGGGACCACTGCCATTCCCGGCCAAAAGCATGCCGGGATGACGATGAGCCGACCTGGCGGGATGACGATGAGTCGGCCTGGCGGGACGGAAGGCGCACGGGGAGAACCGAAACCGGGAGCAGCAGGCAGAACAGTTGCGGGAGGAGCATGCGGCCGTGCATGAAGTCGCCGCCGACGCGGACGTTGAAGATGATCAGCAGCACGGCGGAGACGAGGATCAGCGCCACCACGGCGGCGGGGGTGCGCAGCCGAATCTGTAGGCGGCGCAGGCGATCACGGGTGGACTTGTCGTCCGCGGACTCCCCGTCCGCGGCAGCCGGGACGTCCGCGCGCAACGACGCGGCCCGCCGCGAGCGCAGCACCAGTGCCGCGACCACGACCAGCACCAGCAGCGGCACCCAGAGGTAGTACGGCCCGACCAGGTCCCACAGGTAGGTGAAGCCCTGTGACCACTTTGCGCCACCGGCTTCCTTGGCCACGGCGGTATTCGGATAGGGCAGGCCGTAATAGCCCATGCGCCAGATCTGGTACCCCACCGGTACCAGGCCGCCCGCGGCAACGAGCAAGGCGCGCAGCACGATCGGGTGCAGCCGCGACCGCGGCACGGGCGCGCAGAAGATCATGACCAGGGCCAGGCCGCCGACGATGGTCATCTCCGGCCGCACCACCCAGCACAGCCCGGCCCAGAACGCCAGGGCCGCAAGGCTTGCCGGGCGCGGCCGCTCGGCCTGGCTCCAGCGGATCAGCAGGTACCACAGCACGCCCAGCCAGAAGATGACCAGGCAGTTCTCCAGGCCGGAGGTGGCGTAGTCGCGGGCCGGGGGCACCGCGATGTAGACCAGCGCACCGGCGGGCAGCAGCAGCTGCGCGGCGGAGCCGCCCCACAGCCGGGCCGCGCCGAGCATGGCGAACACGACGGCGAGCAGCGAAAGCGTCAGCGCCACCGCCAGACTCACGTACTCCAGCCGGGCGTGGCTGACCCAGCTGAAGAAATAGATCACATACGTCCACGCGGCGCTGGTGTTGGTCTCCACCCGATCGCCCGCGTTGAAGACGGGTCCGTTCCCGGCCAGCAGGTTGCGCACGGTGCGCAACACGATCAGGCCGTCGTCGGCGATCCAGCGGCGTTGCCACGCCCCGACCGCGAACAGCACCACGGTGAGCGTCACCCCACCGACGAATGTGGCGCGGGACAGCAGCGCGAAGCGGCGCGTGGCCAGGGCCGCGCGCCGGGCTGCGCCGACCGGTAGCGCCGTCGTCGGCGTCCGATCCTCCGGCTCGTCCCCCGCTAACATCTCGTCAGGTGAGGTAGACAGCGACACCTACCGCTCCGATCCAGGCGATGGCCAGGAGTTGCAGAATGCGATCCCCCAGCGCGATCTCTTCGGGTTCACCGGCCTCGCCGCCATCGACGTCGACCGCGTAACGCAGGATTGCGATCGTAAACGGAATCATGGAGATTGCGAACCATTGGTTGTTCTTGTGATCGGTTTCGAATGCCCACAGGCCGTAGAAGACCACCACCGCGGTGGCCGACACCGTCCAGATGAAGCGCAGGTAGGTGGGCGTGTAGTACTGCAGCGACTTGCGGATCTTGGCGCCGGTGTCGAGCGCGATCTTCAGCTCGGCGTAGCGCTTGCCCGCCGCCATGAACAGCGAGCCGAACGCCATGATCAGCAGGAACCATTGCGACAGCGGGATATCGGCGGCCGTACCGCCCGCGACCGCCCGGAGCAGGAAGCCCGACGACACGATGCAGATATCGAGCACCGCCTGGTGCTTGAGGCCGAAGCAGTAGGCCAGCTGGATGCCGATGTAGACCGCCATCACCACGGCCAGCTGCCAGGTCGCCAGGAACGACGCCGCGATCGAGCCGACCAGCAGTAGCACCGACAGCGAGTAGGCCAGGTTCACCGGCACCACGCCCGCGGCGATGGGCCGGAACCGCTTGGTCGGATGCGCCCGGTCGGCCTCCACGTCCAGCGCGTCGTTGATCAGGTAGATGCCCGAGGCCGCCATGCAGAAGACCACGAAGGCGATGCCGATGTGCCAGTCGCGGGTCAGATCGGTGATCGCGTACTGGCCGGTGCCGGACAGCTTGCCCGCCGCCAGCGGCGCGGCCAGCACCAGGACGTTCTTCACCCACTGCCGCGGCCGCATCGCCTTGACGATCCCACCGGCCAGCGTCTTCGGCGGGCCCTTGAGCACGGCATCGTCGAGGTCGGTGCCGGTCGGCTCTTCACTCATATCAGCGAGGGCTCTTTCCTGTGCGGTCACTGGCTAATCTCTTTTCGGCGGCTAGCACTGCTGCGGCGGAGGCGGCGCCCAGCGCGGAACCGGCGAGCACGTCGGAGGGATAGTGCACCCCGAGCACGACCCGGGAGAGCAGCATCGGCGGCACGAGCACCGCAGGCAAGGGTAGCCCGGTCAGTCGTCCGAGCAATACCGCCGCGGCCGTAGTGGAGGTCGCGTGCGAGGACGGGAAGCTGAGCTTGCTCGGCGTCGACACGTTGACCTGCACCGACGGATCGTTCGGGCGGGGTCGGCGCACGACACGCTTGATCACCACCGACGCGGCGTGCGCGCCGAACGCACCCACCGCGACCCCGGCCCACTCCCGGCGGCGCGGCTTGTCCACCAGCGCGCCGATCGCGGCGATGCCGAGCCAGCCCAGCGAGTGCTCACCGAAGTGCGACAGTCCGCGAGCGGCCTTGACCACCTGCGGGTTTCGGCCGATCGTGCCCTGCACCGCGGTGAGGATCCTGACCTCGGGCGGCGCCTTCGGCGCGGGCTCGGGCACCACGTGCAGGCGCGGCGAGTCGGCCTCGGGGGAGAATCCGCCAACACTCATTTCCCGTTGTCCTCTCCACCGATTCCGAAGGCGCTCTCCCAGGCGGCGGTGCTGGTCAGGCGCGGATGGGCGGCACGATACCGAGCGCGCAGTTCGGGGAAGCGGGCGGCCAGCTCGCGGCGCAACCGCATCGCCTCGGAGAACAACCCGAGCGCCTGGCGCGGATCGCGCTTGCGGTAGACCACGCCGCGGCCGTCGGCGGTGGTGACGGTGACGCCGTCCACCTGCGACAGCAGGAACCAGCGCGCGTCCAGGGTCGGCACGTTGAGCTGCGGGCGCTCGTGGTGCTGCGGCTTGGCCGGACGGGTGTTGTGCACAACGCCTTTGGCGAGCCGGACGATCTTGGCGATCGGATTGCCGGGCTCGCCGACCGCGCCCACGTCCGCGCCGCTGGGCAGCGGCAGCTCGGTCGAGGACGGCAGGGTCACCGCGTCCGGGAAGTCCCGGCGCATGGCGGCGACCGAGCCCAGCGCGGTGGGCAGCAGCTCGAACAGCCGGTCCGGCCCGGCCAGGAAGTCGCGGATCGCCTGATTCTGGATGGCGACCGTCGAATACTCCAGGCACAGCAGGTGTTTCAGGGTGGCCTTGACCGTGTTCACAATCATCGGGCGGCCGTCGTTGCCCAGGTGCAGCGCCGCCACCACGAGCCGGTTGCGCAGGTGGAAGTACGCCTGCCAGTCGATGGCGTCGTCCTTGTCGCTCCACGCCATGTGCCACACCGCCGCGCCCGGCAGGGTGACCGTGGGGTATCCGGCGGCGCGGGCGCGCAGGCCGTATTCGACGTCGTCCCACTTGAGGAACAGCGGCAGCGGCTGGCCGATCTCCTCGGCCACCGACCGCGGGATGACGCAGGTCCACCAGCCGTTGAAGTCGACGTCGATGCGCCGGTGCAGCAGCTTGGAATTGTCGCGGTCGCGCAGCGGGTATTTGGAGAAGTCGTGGTCGTACTCGACGTTCGGCGCGGCGGTCCACATCCAGATGCCGCGGTCGACGACCTCGCCCATGGTGTGCAGGTGCGACCGCTCCTGCAGGTTCAGCATCTGGCCGCCGACCAGCGTGGGCGTGCGGGCGAAGCGGGCGAACGCGAGCGCGCGCAGGATGCAGTCCGGCTCGATCTCGATATCGTCGTCCATGTAGACGATGTACTGCGCGTCGGTGGTCTTCAGCGCCTCGTACATGACCCGGCTGTATCCGCCGGAGCCGCCGAGATTCGGCTGATCGTGCATGGCCAGGCGGTCGCCGAGCACCGCGGCGGCCTCGGTGAAGCCGGGCTCGTCGACCACCTTGCGGGTGCCCTGGTCGGGGATGATCACGGCGCTGATCTTCTCCAGCACCAGCGGGTCCGAGCCCAGGGCCGCAAGGGTTTTTACGCAGTCGGTGGGCCGATTGAAGGTGGGCATGCCGACCGCGATGCTGCCCACGCCGGGCGCCTCGACCGGCGCGTACCAGCCGCCACTACGCAACTCGACCGCCGAATCGGTGGTGATGTCGAACCAGATCCAGCCGCCGTCCTCGAAGGGGGCCAGGTCTATTTCGAATTCGAGTGAGATTCCCGCCAAAAGCGCGCGGGAATCAGGAAGGGCCGCCTCCTCGGCTTCCCCCATGGCCCCGGCGGCTTCCCCCATGGTCCCGGCATGCTTTTGGCCGGGACCCACCCCCGCCGCACTGAACTCCTGCCCCCGCACATGAATTCGCGACCCGTCGGCCTTGGACCGGTACACATCCACGCGCCCGTGCCCGGACAGTTCCAGGCGCAGCACCACGGAGGACAGGATGGTCCAGCGCCGCCAGTAGCTGGCCGGTACGGCGTTGAAGTAGGTGCAGAACGACACCTCCGACTCCGCGCCGATCGACAGCGACGTGCGCGAGGTGGCGTGTGCGCGACGGGCATTCGTCGCGGACTCCTCCAGGTAGAGGGTGCGCACGTCGAGCGGTTCGCCCGGCCGGGGCAGGATGATGCGCTGGAGTAGGGATTTCGCGCGGGTCTGCGTGGTCATCGTCTCGGGGGTCATCTCTTCCGACGTCGCGTGCATCGTCATCAGTTGCCGCTGTCCCGATCCACCAGCGGCGCACCGGATTCCAGGTGCGGGCGCAGCACGTTGTCGAACATGCTCAGCGCGCCGCCGATGGCCATGTGCATGTCCAGGTACTGGTAGGTGCCGAGGCGGCCGCCGAAGAGCACCTTGGCCATGGCGGTCTCGTTCTTGGCCAGCTCCCGGTAGGCGAGCAGCTTCTCTCGATTCTCGGTGCTGTTGATGGGGTAGTACGGCTCGTCGCCGGTCTGGGCGAAGCGGGAATACTCGCGCTGGATCACCGTCTTGTCGGTGGGGTAGTCGCGTTCGGGGTGGAAGTGGCGCGGCTCGATGATGCGGGTGAAGGGCACGTCGCCGTCGTTGTAGTTCATCACCGAGGTGCCCTGGAAATCGCCGGTGTTCAGCACCTCGGTCTCCAGATCGATGGTGCGCCAGCCCAGTTCGCCCGCGCTGTAGTCGAAGTAGCGGTCCAGCGGGCCGGTGTACACCACCGGAGCCTGCGGGTTGCGGGCGCGAATCTCCTCGCGCACCTCGAACCAGTCGGTGTTCAGCCGGACCTCGATGAGCTCGGATTCGGCCATCTTCTCCAGCCACGCGGTGTAGCCGTGGCGCGGCAGGCCCTCGTAGGTGTCGTTGAAGTACCGGTTGTCGAAGGTGTAGCGGACCGGCAGCCGGGTGATGATGCCCTCGGACAGCTCCTTCGGGTCGGTCTGCCACTGCTTGGCGGTGTAGTCGCGGATGAACGCCTCGTACAGCGGGCGGCCGATCAGCGAGATCGCCTTCTCCTCGAGGTTGGTCACATCCTTGCTGTCGATCTCGGCGGACTGCTCGGCAATGAGCGCGCGCGCCTCGTCCGGAGTGAAGTAGCGGCCGAAGAACTGCGAGATCAGGCCCAGGCCCATCGGGAACTGGTACGCCTGACCCTTGTGCATCGCGAACACGCGGTGCTGATAGCCGGTGAACTCGGTGAACTGGTTGACGTAGTCCCACACCCGCTTGTTGGAGGTATGGAATAGGTGCGCCCCGTATTTGTGCACCTCGATGCCGGTCTCCGGATCCGCCTCCGAATACGCGTTGCCGCCGAGGTGGTAGCGGCGTTCGACCACCAGCACCCGTTTGCCGAGCTGGGTGGCGGCGCGTTCGGCGATGGTCAGCCCGAAGAATCCGGAGCCGACGACGATGAGATCGAAGGGGGAAGCGACGGTCACGGGAGCCCAGCGTATAGGAAGTTCGCGGCGCCGCCGGGGCCAGTCGGGCGGTCACCGGCGCCGACCGACGAGATACCCGAATTTCGCCTGTTGTTCGCCGAAACGGACACCGTTCCGGTAGGTCACCGCTATATAGATAGGAGCCGAGTTGAACGCGCGTCCAACTCGGTGCCGTTCGCGATCCGCGCCGCGGCGGCCGTACCCGTCCATCGTTCGACCGGAAGTACTCACGCATGCGGATCTCACGTCTGTCGGCGCTGCTCGGCGCCGCCGCCCTCTGCGCCGTGCTCGGCGCCGGTGTCCTGACCCCCACGACGGCCCGGGCCGACGAACCCGACACGCTGGCCGCGGCCCCGGTGGCCGACGCGGCCGGGCTGTGCGGCCGGGCCGCACCGACCTTCGACGACATCGTGACCTCGGCCGCGACCGCCCTGCGCGGCGTGGTGCCCGCGGCGCAGGTGGCCGCCTTCGACCGGCAGGTCGACGATTTCCGGCACGCCATCGCCGCGGTCCGGGTGCATCGCGACGGCCTGCCGGTCGATCCGGCGACGCTCGGCGGTCGGGTCGCCCAACTCGACGACCCGATCGTCACCTACCTGGTGAACGGCCTGGACGCGGTCCGCACCGGCCGCCTGGACCACACGCTGTCGATCGGGCAGCTCGGCGTGAACGACGTGATCGAGGTGTTCATCCTGAGCACCCGGATCGTGAAGATTCCGGTGCAGCTGGCCGCCAGCCTGGTGCCGACGGCCGGGTTCTTCCTGAAGTTCCTCGTCGGCGGCGTGTTCAGCGGCGTGAAGTGGCTGGCGCGGCGGGTGCAGGACGCGATGCGCGGCACCTGCACCGGGCCGAGCGTGTACGGCAAGCTCGATCTGAGCGAGACCGACTTCCCGAGCGAGCATGTGGCGGTGCCCGGCCCGATCGCCGATCTGGCCCGGCAGCTGGTGCTGGCCGACGGGCACTGCACGCCGATCTCGGACCTGACCACCTCGACGCTGGTGGAGCGGACCCGCGACTTCCTGGCCCACACCGACCTGCCGATCGACCGCGGCAACCTGGACGCCACCGCCGCCGGACTCCAGGACTTCCTGCGCGACAATCGGATCGCGAAACTCGCGCTGCTGCGCAAGACCGATCAGCTCGGTCCGGTGGTCGACTATCTGGACTACGGCCCGATCACCTTCCTGGCCAATCTGGGCTTCGATATCTACGAGGGCAAGGCGACCGACACCGTGCCGCTCGCCGACATCACCGTCGAAAACGCCTACGACCTCACGACTTTGGCGCTGGACGTGACGAGCCTGCTGCTGACCGCCGCCAATCTCGCCGCGGGGTGGACCGGGGTCTCCAACACGATCCTGACGCCGCTCGGCATGGCGGAGACGCTGGCCTTCGCGCCCGTCACCTACGGCGCGCCGATCCTGCGCGGGGTCATGCAGTCGATGTGCGCGGTGTGAGGGGTCAGTAGTACACCGGCTGCCGATAGGCCGGGTGGCGTCCGGCCGCGAGCCACCGGCTCGCCGACCCGGACGCCGCCAGGCACAGCGTGAGCAGTTCCACGCCGAAGACGACCGCCAGCAGCACGGCGAGCGGCAGCAGCTCCGAGGTGGACGAGCCGTCGATCACCGTGTCGACGATCATCAGACCCGAATAGCCCAGCATGACCAGCACACTCGCTACCATGACCAGGACTCGCCCGGCGCTGCGCCGGAAGAACAGCAGCAGCGCCCCGGCGACGAAGAACACGGTGAGCGTGCCGAACATGGCCAGCGCCGCCAGCTCCTCGATCCGGCGGTATCCGCCCGCCCAGTCGTGCCGGGTGGCGATGGCCCCGGCCACCGAGGCGACCCCGCACCCCAGGCCCTGGAGCAGCGCGAGCACGCCCGCGGCGATGGCCGCGCCGCCGCCCGGCCGCGGCGGCACGGGAACGGGCACGGGCGGATAGCCGGGCTGGCCGTACGGATAGCTCATCGGGTCCTCCCCCCTTGATCACTCGGCCGCGAACATTACCCGCTACTCCAGGCAATTGTCGGCGTAGACCTTCATCGCTTCCCGGACGAACGCGGCGGTTCCGGCGCCGTGCCTGTCGTAGTTGGCCGCGAATCTCGGGTCTGCGACGTACATTTCGCCCAGGCCGGTGAAGGACGCGCGGGTGGGACGCCGACCGCCCCAGCCGATGCGCACCCAGTCGAAGTGGCGCGCGACGATGTCGCGTACCGGTTCGCTGTCCGGCGCCAGGCCGTCGCGGTGGGCGCGGCCGTAGTCGGCGGCGATGTCGGCGTGCGTCTGCATGTGCTGGCGCCGCTCCGCCTCGCTCATCGAGTTCCACCAGCGGTCGGAGCTCTCGTACGCCTCCCGGCCCCAGCGCTCGATCACCTCGTCCTTGTACCTGGCGTGGTCGAATCCGTCGAATACCTCTGCCGCCATGAGCGGTTCACCTGCTTCCGTCTTGTGCAACGTGGACTGCACCGACGCGATCTGCCGCGAGATCCGGTCCCGCTCCTGCCGCAGCAGCTCCAGATGGGTGCGCAGGGCCACGGCCGTATCCCGCTGCTCCGCAAGCACTTCGGCGATGACCGGCAGGCCGAGACCGAGCTCACGCAACAGCAGGATCCGTTGCAGCCGAACAAGGGAGTCCCGGTCGTAATACCGGTACCCGTTGGCCCCGACCCGACTCGGCGGCAACAGCC carries:
- a CDS encoding glycosyltransferase — protein: MTTQTRAKSLLQRIILPRPGEPLDVRTLYLEESATNARRAHATSRTSLSIGAESEVSFCTYFNAVPASYWRRWTILSSVVLRLELSGHGRVDVYRSKADGSRIHVRGQEFSAAGVGPGQKHAGTMGEAAGAMGEAEEAALPDSRALLAGISLEFEIDLAPFEDGGWIWFDITTDSAVELRSGGWYAPVEAPGVGSIAVGMPTFNRPTDCVKTLAALGSDPLVLEKISAVIIPDQGTRKVVDEPGFTEAAAVLGDRLAMHDQPNLGGSGGYSRVMYEALKTTDAQYIVYMDDDIEIEPDCILRALAFARFARTPTLVGGQMLNLQERSHLHTMGEVVDRGIWMWTAAPNVEYDHDFSKYPLRDRDNSKLLHRRIDVDFNGWWTCVIPRSVAEEIGQPLPLFLKWDDVEYGLRARAAGYPTVTLPGAAVWHMAWSDKDDAIDWQAYFHLRNRLVVAALHLGNDGRPMIVNTVKATLKHLLCLEYSTVAIQNQAIRDFLAGPDRLFELLPTALGSVAAMRRDFPDAVTLPSSTELPLPSGADVGAVGEPGNPIAKIVRLAKGVVHNTRPAKPQHHERPQLNVPTLDARWFLLSQVDGVTVTTADGRGVVYRKRDPRQALGLFSEAMRLRRELAARFPELRARYRAAHPRLTSTAAWESAFGIGGEDNGK
- the glf gene encoding UDP-galactopyranose mutase — encoded protein: MTVASPFDLIVVGSGFFGLTIAERAATQLGKRVLVVERRYHLGGNAYSEADPETGIEVHKYGAHLFHTSNKRVWDYVNQFTEFTGYQHRVFAMHKGQAYQFPMGLGLISQFFGRYFTPDEARALIAEQSAEIDSKDVTNLEEKAISLIGRPLYEAFIRDYTAKQWQTDPKELSEGIITRLPVRYTFDNRYFNDTYEGLPRHGYTAWLEKMAESELIEVRLNTDWFEVREEIRARNPQAPVVYTGPLDRYFDYSAGELGWRTIDLETEVLNTGDFQGTSVMNYNDGDVPFTRIIEPRHFHPERDYPTDKTVIQREYSRFAQTGDEPYYPINSTENREKLLAYRELAKNETAMAKVLFGGRLGTYQYLDMHMAIGGALSMFDNVLRPHLESGAPLVDRDSGN
- a CDS encoding MerR family transcriptional regulator is translated as MGTEAEWSIQELARAAGTTSRTLRHYGAVGLLPPSRVGANGYRYYDRDSLVRLQRILLLRELGLGLPVIAEVLAEQRDTAVALRTHLELLRQERDRISRQIASVQSTLHKTEAGEPLMAAEVFDGFDHARYKDEVIERWGREAYESSDRWWNSMSEAERRQHMQTHADIAADYGRAHRDGLAPDSEPVRDIVARHFDWVRIGWGGRRPTRASFTGLGEMYVADPRFAANYDRHGAGTAAFVREAMKVYADNCLE